AGGTTACAGCTGGATTCCATGTGTTCTGCATCACTCTGTGCAGGAGAAGGTAATGACATATCtgttcatgtgtaatgtactgtgtgtgtgtgtgtgtgtgcgcgcctgtgagtctgtgtgcatgtctcgTCTCCCGTCAGCCCAGCCGTCTGTTCCCCTGAGGGCAGTGACACTTGTTTACCCATCCTTCACTTCCCTCCCCGATAAAAGCACAGGCCCCTGTCACCTGGCTCTGAGATCCCTGGGTCCTCatcagagagggggagtgggatgagggagagggggagaggacaggagggatggggagagggtggtgacAGGGTGCATTGTTGGAGGAATCCTCCAGGGACCTCCTAAACAGCGCAGGGTGAAAGCGGGAGCTTGTGTACCTATCATTTGGCTGTGAGCACGCTTCCACCCAGGTCCCCCTGGGGGGACAGAGCGGTGCCCACGCTCTGTTTGCGGATGACACTCAGACATACGCGCTCTGGGGAGCGCACACACGGTCTggggagcgcacacacacagacacacaaacacacacaagtctgtaaacacaaatacagtcacacacacgcatgcacactaaTCTTCTCACATTTTTCTCCCATACACAAGGCATGACTGCTGTCCCCATGGGAGACACAAAGAGAAGACCTTCCCAATAGAGACATTTCAGACAGAATCCAGTTTCTTGATGTTTTCACCTCCATGTGAAACACATTGGCATCACAGTGCATGTTTGAGAGAAATACTTTATGCTCCCGTGTTCGGACAATCGAGCCCGCCTCACCTCCAAACTGTTTCTTCCAGTTGCAGGGGATCTTGCATCGCTGAGTTTTGATGGTCTGCTTGCAGTCGGTGCCGGTCCTTGTGCCCTCCCTGGTGCCCGGTCCGCAGTCCCCCTCgttggcaacacacacactccattgcCAGTCACCGCAGTCGGACTTACGCTCCTTCTTTCCTgttggatcacacacacacacaaataatttgagctccacacacacgtgcacacgcacatcaCCCTCACACCGAAGTCACCTCCACCATTATTTAGGACGCAATTAATAAAGATGAAATAATATGAAGCCAATTCCACTGTGAAAGGTCAAATGATTTCAATCTGATCCGCACTGAGATATGCATCTGTCATTAAAAGTCTACAAGCCCCTCTCTACTTTCGGTGGATGCGTGCAGAAATCTGACCCGATATCAAGATTTACATCTAATTAACATTCCCCTCTCGTAGCAGCATTTCTAGATGAGACAGGTGTCTGCTCCGGGGGTCTGATTTGCTGGTGTCTGCTGTCAATGCGCCAGAATCTCACCTTGCTTCTCGGCTTTGCCACCCTCAGCAGCAGACACAGTGAGGATCAGGAGGGCCGCAACCACGGCAACGCATGCCCACTGCTTCTGCACATGCATCCTGGGAGGAGGGAAAAC
The Osmerus eperlanus chromosome 17, fOsmEpe2.1, whole genome shotgun sequence DNA segment above includes these coding regions:
- the ptn gene encoding pleiotrophin, translating into MHVQKQWACVAVVAALLILTVSAAEGGKAEKQGKKERKSDCGDWQWSVCVANEGDCGPGTREGTRTGTDCKQTIKTQRCKIPCNWKKQFGGECKYDFQAWGECDLATGKKNRTGVLKRALMDATCPTTVSATKPCGKIPKTKLQDSKKPKREGKKRERTPMD